The genomic stretch GACCTCGTGCTTCAGGCGAGCGAAGGTCCGGGTCACGATGGTGCGGTCGAACTTCTCGTCGGCCTTCGAAGCGGTGGTGGTCTGGGTGCTGGTGGTGTTCGCCATGGTGATTGCCTTTCGAGCGGATTGGAAGTGGTGTTGCGGCAATCATGAATGGACTAGTAGACCTGTCAACTCCTCCGGCGTGTCCATGGCTCGGATACCGCTTTTCCTGACCGTGCTCCTCGGACTGAAACTGCCTTCTGAGCGCGCAGGCTACAGCCCCGATGTCATCGTCCCTCTGGGCTGTCCTTCTCGCTCCTAGGGGCAACCTTCTGCCAGCCACGGTGTTTCCGCATGACGATGCGGGAGGCTGCCATTTCTTCGGGAGGTTGACCATCTGCGAGCACGAAGAAGGGCGGCGATCAAGCCGAAGCCGGATCGCCGCCCTGATGGTTCCTACCGAGAGTCAGATCTGCCTATTCGCCCTGCTGCTCTTCTCGTACTCTTGGAGTGCCAGGGTGAACTCGTCCGCCGAACTTGTGGGAACCTCCTGCACTTCGAAGCCACCGTCATCCTCGGGATCGTCGTCCGCATTGGAATCACCGTTGGCTCCACCCTCGGCCAGTTCGTCGGCGGTCGGGCCGAGTCCGTAGTCCTTGGGATCGAAGACCGGAGTCTTCTCGTTGAACACTCCGAGGTCGGCACCCGGCTCCATGAACTCCCGGGCAAGGGCGATGATGTCCTTGTCGCTCAGGTAGCCGAAGCGGACGCGAACCACGCCGGAGGCCGTCGAGACATAGCCGATACCAGCGGTCTTGTAGCCGTTGGCCTTGTTACTCGGTCCGATCTTAGTCTTCGGGTCGAACCCCAAATCGAGAGCGTCCTCTCCCAGGAACTCCTTGGTCCAGTAGTCGCTCGCCTTGTGCTTGAGTACGATTGCGTTGGGCACATTGTCGCGGACATCTCCGAAGACTTCCTTGGTTGCGACCTGAGTTGCCAGGATCACATACACGCCGAAGCTTCGACCGGTGGCGAGGATCTGATCCAGCGTGGCGAGCGGCGCTGCGCCCTCCTTGCCGAGCTTCTTGAGTCCCTTGACCAGGGTCAGGTACTCATCGATGAAGAGCACGATCCAAGGTGTCTTCTTGGTGGCGGGGAAGTCCCGGCCCAGGTCCTCGTGGCCCTCTCGGAAGTCCGGGTCGATGGTGTTACCCCGTGCAGCCACGATTGCGGCGATCTGGTTGATGGTGGTCACATGCTGGCGGATGTTCTCCTCGGCGAGGCCGATGGAGATGCGCTCGAACATGCGAACGCCCTTCTTCGCGTAGGCACCCAGCTCCGGCCCCTTGGGATCGATGCCGTAGAGCTTGACCCGGCCCTCGTGGACGAAGGGGGCGAGCTGCCGGATCGCACCCTGGATCGGGCCACCTTTTCCTGCTCCAGTCATTCCATATATAAGGGTGTGGTGCAAGTCGAGGCACCAGGGCTTCCCGTTCTCCATGACAGCCAGGGGCAGCGAGTAGGGCGACAGCGCGGGGTGCTCCTCGAAGAACTCCACGCCGAACTTGCGTTCCACGAGGATGTCCTCGGGCATTGAGAGATGAACCAGGAAGTTCACCCGGTCGTACTCCTCACTGGAGTACGGTTCGATGCTCTGCGCGTCGAAGGCCGACCGCACATCCTCCTCCAGCGCCTCCACGAGATTGCGTCGGTGGTTGTTGAGTCCGATGGCAACCATGAAGTGCTTGCTCTGATCGCCACCGATGAAGACATCCTCGGGCAGTGGCTTGACAACGGCCCACTTCGCTGCACGGGCGATCTGCGCCCGAGTGCGAAGATGCTTTCCGCTCTTGCCCTTGGTGAGGTCCCGGTTCTCGTCGTGAATCACCTTGACCGCCTTCGGGTATGGCGACCTCCATGCCTCTCCTGGATAGAAGCCTTTCTCCTTGCGCTCCTCCGAGAAGTGCTTGATGGGTGCAGTGAACTCCACGACCGTGCGGCTCTTGAGGAGTTCCCCCTGCATCTTGAAGAGGTGGGCTGGCTGCAGCCGGAGCCAGGTCTTCGGGCGGAGGAAGCGCCTCGTCCCGCCGTATTGCTTGGCGTTGCGCTTCCAGCGTTCGCCGTAGACCAGCGCGAGCCGGACGACGGCCCACCCTCCGAGCCAGAGGGCGAGCACCACCCCAGCGATGAGCGGCAGATGGTCGATGAGTGAATCGCCTACTGGCTTGATTCCTTCGGTTAGTCCTTCCATTCTGGATCAGTTCTCCTGGATCGTGATGCGCTTCTCGAAGCGCACCGGGGTGTTGTCGCGGTGGGTGAGAGGCAGAACGACGAGCAGTCCTGACTCGAATAGTCCGGTCTTGGCCTTCCGGTCTACCTTGCGGAGGATGGTCTCTACGCGGTTGCCGATAGTGAAGTAGACAACGCGGGAGTAGACGAAGCCACGGTCGAGTTCGGCCCTGTAGGTCCGAAGGATTTGCTCGTAGGCTTCCCAGCTCTTGGGGTTCAGCTCGACCTCAACGAGGAGATTCTTCGCTGTTGGGCTGTCCCGATCACCGTCGAGGAACACCGCGAGGTCGGGCTGATGGACAGCCTTTGTGACCATCTCCGGTGTTTCCTTCTCCCCGAGAGTGAGTAGTGCTGGAAGCGCTGAAGTGATGTCAGGCCACTCGATTCGGTCCTTACTTACAGCCTCGATTGCTGCTGCCATGGCACCAGCTCGCCACACTCCGAAGTCGCCTGACTCGCCTCTCTCCTTCCGCTTCTTAAGCTTCGCGGCGACCTTCTCGTAGGCAATCCGCATCTCGTGCTCGCTGATGACGCCTTCGATTCCGACCGGCTCGATGCCGAGACTGTCTCGGAAGAAGCCTGCTGGCGAAGCAAACTGGGCCGCTACATGGGCGATCAGTTGGTAGTGGCTCGCCCGTCTCTGGCTCGTTCCGTTGAGGGTTGCGGAACCGGAAACGGTGTGGCCGAAGGACTCAGCCGAGATCTTTCCGCTCTTGGTGAGCGAGTAGACAGACCGCTTCGTGTCCGGGTTTGTCGCCCGCCCGATCACTCCGAGGGACCGGAGTTTGGTCAGGAGCTTGTCTGTTCCCTTGATTGTCGGCAGTGTTCCGGGTGCGTCCTGCCGGTCGCGAATGATTGAGCAGGCCTCCACATCTGCCCCGGGGAACTTGCCGATGAAGTGCAAACGCTGCGCGTTTCCCTCTGTGATTCGGGGCCCGATGTACAGCTCGGAGCTGCGCTTCTGCTTCGTCTCGGTTGCGGTCTCGGTCAGCTGAGGAAGGTTTTCCTCGGGCTTCTGCGAGTCGAGTAGTGGTGGAATGGGAAGTCCCATGGCGATTTTTCCTCCTGGTCTGGTGCGGGCACATCGGTTGGTGCAGCCGCAGGAGGGGATATCGCAGTGAGGGGGAAATGGTGGGGGAAGTGGATGGTGGAGTGGTTGGGGAAATGGGTAAGGGTCCCAACCTCCACCACTCGAATGCATAGCCTGTCGCGTCTGTAGCGTGTTGAGGCGTCCAAACATGTTTAGTTCTCTTCCTACTAACTAAACACTCCTCCTTCTACCACTATTGGATTCGCCCGCGGCGGCGGTAGGCCGAGGCTGTTAGCAGTAGTTCCATCAGGCTGTCGGCAACCATCGGCAAGGCTCTGGTTCCGTCCTCTAGTGGTCTCCTACTCCCACCATCTCCTCCTCCTCCTCCTCCTCCTCCCGCTCCCGCTCCCGCTCTCGCTGTCTCCTCCTCAGCCTCGACCACCGCGCGCTCCCGTTGCTCGCTAGGGTCAACCCATGAGCGAAGTTCACTCGGGATCAGCAAGCATCGACACAGGCCAGCTCCTCGCAGAGCGGAGAGCATCGGGCTGGCTCCCGGCGCTCGGCATCAGCCAGGCAATGCAGCAACCTGAGGAGCAGATCGTCCAGTCACTCTCGGTCTACGGCAACCCGCTTGAGAAGGACGGGGGAAGCTTCTTCCGGTGGAACTGGGTTTACGAGTGGGCGCAGACTCAGTTCCGCATCGAGGGCCACGAGGACTACATCCGGGAAACTGCGGAGGGCATCATGCCGCAGGCGGGCAACGATTGGGATCGGGCGGTGCACGCGGCGACTCAGCACACGGCGAAGCTCTGGGCTACCGAAATTGTGGAGGCCGTGCTGGACATCAACGGCTGATCCCGGCCGTAGTGTGACACCACCGCTCTGAGGAGGGCTTTCGATGTGACGCTACGGCTCTGCGCTCGTGAGTGATGGTGTGACACCATCGCGGGGTTCGAGTCCTACCTGATGGTGTGACACCACCATTGCATGGAGACCGTGGGTGTGTGACGCCACTGCTTCGATATGCGTGCTGATGCGCTGTCGTGCTCTGTCGCATCGACCTCCTGGGTATGTGTGTGTGATAGCCGGAGGCGCGGAGTTCCCTTTCTCTCCGCGCCTCCGGCTTCTTCGTTTCTGGCTCGAGCCAGCTTGTCGCCGTTTTGATATGGGCTCCTGATCGCAACGACTCAGGAGGCAGATCATGAAGAAG from Curtobacterium sp. MCLR17_032 encodes the following:
- a CDS encoding FtsK/SpoIIIE domain-containing protein translates to MVLALWLGGWAVVRLALVYGERWKRNAKQYGGTRRFLRPKTWLRLQPAHLFKMQGELLKSRTVVEFTAPIKHFSEERKEKGFYPGEAWRSPYPKAVKVIHDENRDLTKGKSGKHLRTRAQIARAAKWAVVKPLPEDVFIGGDQSKHFMVAIGLNNHRRNLVEALEEDVRSAFDAQSIEPYSSEEYDRVNFLVHLSMPEDILVERKFGVEFFEEHPALSPYSLPLAVMENGKPWCLDLHHTLIYGMTGAGKGGPIQGAIRQLAPFVHEGRVKLYGIDPKGPELGAYAKKGVRMFERISIGLAEENIRQHVTTINQIAAIVAARGNTIDPDFREGHEDLGRDFPATKKTPWIVLFIDEYLTLVKGLKKLGKEGAAPLATLDQILATGRSFGVYVILATQVATKEVFGDVRDNVPNAIVLKHKASDYWTKEFLGEDALDLGFDPKTKIGPSNKANGYKTAGIGYVSTASGVVRVRFGYLSDKDIIALAREFMEPGADLGVFNEKTPVFDPKDYGLGPTADELAEGGANGDSNADDDPEDDGGFEVQEVPTSSADEFTLALQEYEKSSRANRQI